Proteins from a genomic interval of Acetobacterium woodii DSM 1030:
- a CDS encoding ABC transporter permease — translation MSILMIATNNIKKAKVATVTLIILIAIATIFLYVGISVLLNMDTFIEEKNAETNGAHLISISDGTHDQEIQRIYESDPAYSYSEREAAMMSRSSSFQNVNTGEEVYSMPSIFFNLDTPRKISQVKIINAANQMPKNGVLVPYVLKVANGYQTGDTLKLMVDDASTELEIAGFYEDLMFASPSNVSMYKLYVADQQFQEFLEQPNYGSKCTCFAVITDDINKTEAFESQYIKEIKNIMPEGSGSYASLSYGTMKTGLTIFINIIMAVLVAFSIIVLAIAAIVIKFSTTTHLENNIKNIGTLEAMGYTTRQIIYSILLEYLMITTVGFLLGLGAALLISPVITNIVSSSIGLQWVTGLYPQAVLASLGVIMVSVLGISYFSAAKIKKITPLIALRNGIETHHFGKNSIPLDQSRLGLNTALGFKSLIFNKRQNLIAGVIIMLLSLVTVFALASYYNFSVDKTAMIKLIGLETADVQLTALADQEKIFKEIAERPGVADTIKLDSLDMIIKYKGKESGAKTRITEDYNRLKVDTCVKGRMPVHDNEIALTRIVLDNLGAKMGDTISIDYNNGSREFLVVGVTQQFTELGKGAAITTDGMKALVPSYQEQNLMIYLADGQDTEKFVSQINNYYEPESVQCSSYFASIEMMLDSFEASIKIVVTGCLGIIAVIIVFIMFLVIRVRLLRERTRLGVSKALGFTTNQLIGQILISEMPVIIGAAVVGAIAGYFATNPMLAVMLATNGILNCDFYVAPGLVVLTAIGISLLGLTTVMLVAGKIKKISPCKMFEEGTD, via the coding sequence GCTGAAACCAATGGAGCCCACCTGATCTCAATTAGCGACGGTACTCATGATCAAGAAATCCAGAGGATTTATGAATCTGACCCGGCTTATTCCTATAGCGAACGGGAAGCGGCGATGATGTCAAGGTCTTCCTCATTTCAGAATGTGAATACGGGCGAAGAAGTTTATAGTATGCCCTCGATTTTTTTTAATCTTGATACACCTCGTAAGATATCGCAGGTGAAAATTATCAATGCGGCTAATCAGATGCCGAAAAACGGGGTCTTAGTACCCTATGTTTTAAAAGTAGCTAATGGTTATCAAACCGGAGATACCCTTAAATTGATGGTCGATGATGCCAGCACCGAGCTTGAGATTGCGGGCTTTTATGAAGATTTGATGTTTGCCAGTCCTTCCAACGTCAGTATGTATAAATTATATGTGGCAGATCAGCAGTTTCAGGAATTCTTGGAACAACCGAATTACGGCTCGAAATGCACGTGTTTTGCAGTGATCACAGATGATATTAATAAGACAGAAGCTTTTGAATCCCAATACATTAAAGAAATAAAAAACATTATGCCGGAAGGGTCAGGCAGTTATGCTTCGCTTAGTTATGGAACAATGAAAACGGGCTTGACGATCTTTATCAACATTATTATGGCGGTGCTGGTAGCGTTCTCCATCATTGTTTTGGCGATCGCGGCGATTGTCATTAAGTTTTCAACTACTACTCATCTTGAAAATAATATTAAAAATATTGGTACGCTGGAAGCAATGGGTTATACAACCAGACAAATTATTTATTCGATTTTGTTGGAATACCTGATGATTACCACTGTTGGATTTTTGCTGGGGTTAGGCGCCGCGCTGTTGATTTCACCGGTGATTACGAATATCGTGTCGTCATCAATTGGTCTCCAATGGGTTACCGGACTTTATCCTCAGGCGGTGCTGGCAAGTCTGGGCGTGATTATGGTTTCAGTGCTGGGAATTTCTTATTTCAGTGCGGCGAAAATCAAAAAAATCACCCCTTTAATAGCTTTGCGAAACGGAATCGAAACCCACCATTTTGGGAAAAATAGCATCCCGCTCGATCAAAGCCGGCTGGGTCTTAATACGGCCCTGGGTTTTAAGTCATTGATTTTTAATAAACGGCAGAATCTTATTGCCGGGGTGATTATCATGCTGTTGAGTCTGGTAACCGTCTTTGCTTTGGCGTCTTATTACAACTTTTCGGTGGATAAAACCGCGATGATCAAATTAATCGGACTGGAAACCGCCGATGTTCAACTGACAGCCTTGGCGGATCAAGAAAAGATCTTTAAAGAAATTGCCGAACGGCCAGGAGTCGCGGATACCATTAAGTTGGATTCGTTAGATATGATAATTAAATATAAGGGTAAAGAAAGTGGGGCGAAAACCCGAATAACCGAAGATTATAACCGTCTGAAGGTCGATACCTGTGTGAAGGGAAGGATGCCGGTGCATGATAATGAGATCGCTCTCACGCGTATTGTGCTGGATAATCTGGGTGCGAAAATGGGGGATACCATTTCGATTGACTATAACAACGGATCACGGGAATTTTTAGTTGTAGGAGTAACCCAGCAGTTTACCGAGTTGGGAAAAGGAGCCGCCATTACCACTGACGGGATGAAAGCACTGGTGCCCTCTTATCAGGAACAAAATCTGATGATCTATCTGGCGGATGGTCAGGATACCGAAAAGTTTGTCTCCCAAATAAACAATTATTATGAGCCTGAGAGCGTTCAATGCAGCAGTTATTTTGCATCGATTGAAATGATGTTGGATTCCTTTGAAGCTTCCATAAAAATTGTGGTGACGGGATGTCTGGGGATCATTGCGGTTATTATTGTGTTTATTATGTTTCTGGTGATTCGGGTGCGGTTATTAAGAGAACGAACCCGACTAGGCGTTTCCAAAGCCCTTGGCTTTACGACTAATCAGCTGATCGGTCAGATTTTAATCAGCGAGATGCCGGTTATTATTGGGGCTGCGGTGGTAGGCGCTATCGCCGGCTATTTTGCAACCAATCCGATGCTGGCAGTAATGCTGGCGACGAATGGTATTCTGAACTGCGATTTTTATGTGGCACCTGGCTTGGTCGTGCTCACGGCAATCGGAATTAGTCTGCTGGGACTGACAACAGTGATGCTTGTTGCCGGCAAGATCAAAAAAATCAGTCCCTGTAAGATGTTTGAAGAAGGGACCGATTAG
- a CDS encoding TetR/AcrR family transcriptional regulator, protein MPKNTFFNLPEEKKDKIIAVAIDEFTQNHYEKVTINKIVKKAEIPKGSFYQYFENKDDLYIFLFGQIGNTKKRLLEESKEKINQMDFKAFVILLLQEGSRFESEELKILELKNKFINECPQEVRKKILSNEFPKSYELLTDVIKRYIKKGELRENVDVEMVAYIITQGMVNSEFFLTNQSTGIETFGARMLEVVIAGLK, encoded by the coding sequence ATGCCAAAGAATACATTTTTTAACTTACCGGAAGAAAAGAAAGATAAAATTATCGCCGTCGCGATTGATGAATTTACGCAAAATCATTATGAAAAAGTAACCATCAATAAAATCGTCAAAAAAGCAGAAATTCCTAAAGGGAGTTTTTACCAATATTTTGAGAATAAAGATGATTTATATATTTTTTTGTTTGGTCAAATCGGGAATACTAAAAAGCGTCTGCTTGAGGAATCAAAAGAAAAAATCAATCAAATGGATTTTAAAGCGTTTGTTATTTTATTGCTTCAAGAGGGCAGTCGTTTTGAGAGTGAGGAGCTCAAAATTTTAGAATTAAAAAATAAGTTTATTAATGAGTGCCCCCAAGAAGTTAGAAAGAAAATATTAAGTAACGAATTTCCTAAAAGCTATGAATTATTAACAGATGTGATCAAACGGTATATAAAAAAAGGAGAATTAAGAGAAAACGTCGATGTTGAAATGGTGGCTTATATCATTACCCAAGGGATGGTAAATAGCGAATTTTTTCTGACCAACCAAAGCACCGGGATTGAAACCTTCGGCGCGCGGATGTTGGAGGTTGTGATTGCCGGTTTAAAATAA
- a CDS encoding amidohydrolase family protein: MLTKQDLVRNEKYLKLNEDGAFVIDNADDLEIIDFHTHMCNALPLKYIDPNSKGNKLTYPTLPAVEKIDFSVPYWTKEETKINRKGLLPIIRYGLNAYDVLQDMMKGGTYDNCFKSQGDNQIGINVILPLSTKKCDCSPEALKIVADHPNRFVAFCSVHPDDSEMKEKIVRYKALGAKGFKLKISELELKNDFTSLITLFKTCYEAELPVILHTGAIPVDQERTSKLLYKYLKSTRVELFGRLLAELPKDFVFIFGHSGISEYKLVAEYLKKYPASYAEVSSQSQQSISYLIAEVGSQRLLFGSDWPALPQAITLSRVLLATEDNKTARAQILSKNAKTLLGL, encoded by the coding sequence ATGTTAACAAAACAGGATTTGGTGCGAAACGAAAAATACCTGAAATTAAATGAGGACGGCGCGTTTGTGATTGACAATGCGGATGATTTAGAAATTATTGATTTTCATACGCATATGTGCAATGCATTACCGTTAAAATACATTGATCCCAATTCAAAAGGTAATAAACTGACTTATCCAACCCTACCGGCCGTTGAAAAGATTGATTTTTCAGTGCCTTACTGGACCAAAGAAGAAACAAAGATTAATCGAAAAGGCTTGCTGCCGATCATCCGATATGGTTTAAATGCTTACGATGTTTTACAGGATATGATGAAAGGTGGAACTTATGACAATTGTTTTAAGTCACAAGGAGATAATCAGATCGGAATAAATGTTATTTTACCCTTGAGTACAAAAAAATGTGATTGTTCACCAGAGGCTTTAAAAATTGTCGCCGATCATCCCAATCGTTTTGTAGCTTTTTGCTCGGTACATCCCGATGATTCGGAGATGAAAGAAAAAATAGTCAGATACAAGGCGCTTGGGGCAAAAGGTTTTAAACTCAAAATATCGGAGCTTGAGCTTAAAAATGATTTTACTTCGTTAATAACACTTTTTAAAACCTGTTATGAAGCCGAACTGCCGGTAATTCTTCATACCGGCGCGATCCCGGTAGATCAAGAGCGGACCTCCAAACTTTTATATAAATATTTAAAATCAACACGGGTAGAATTATTTGGCCGTCTGCTAGCCGAACTACCCAAAGATTTTGTTTTTATCTTTGGGCATAGCGGGATCTCCGAATATAAATTGGTGGCCGAGTATCTAAAAAAATATCCGGCAAGTTATGCCGAAGTATCAAGTCAATCACAACAGAGCATCAGCTATTTAATTGCTGAAGTCGGTTCTCAAAGATTGTTGTTTGGCTCTGATTGGCCAGCATTACCGCAGGCAATCACACTTTCGCGCGTGCTGCTGGCGACGGAAGATAACAAAACGGCAAGAGCGCAGATCTTAAGTAAAAATGCTAAAACGCTGCTGGGTTTATAA
- a CDS encoding macro domain-containing protein — MPFEIIRNDLTKMSVDIIVNAANTALKMGGGVCGAIFAAAGAKQLQAECDRIGSCAVGAAVITSAYQLPAKKIIHTVGPIWQGGAANEAELLHNAYTNSLKLALKDNCQTIAFPLISAGIYGYPKDQALRIAVAAIREFLHAHEMMVYLVVFDKKAFVMSEKLFSDIQKYIDDHYVDEYLAIAGKRVLEDVTGNDLSEPKMVYPRPQSRAMTPSPQATGTRSLEDLLGQLDDSFSEMLIRLIDEKGKTDVETYKKANIDRKLFSKIRSKKDYNPSKVTAIAFAIALELSLDEARDLLARAGYALSHSNAFDLIIEYFISNQNYNIDEINEALFAFDQALLGA; from the coding sequence ATGCCATTTGAAATTATCCGAAACGATCTTACCAAAATGTCAGTGGATATTATTGTCAATGCCGCCAATACGGCGCTAAAAATGGGCGGTGGGGTTTGTGGCGCGATTTTTGCCGCCGCCGGGGCAAAACAGCTCCAGGCTGAGTGCGATCGCATCGGTAGCTGTGCTGTCGGGGCAGCGGTTATCACCAGCGCTTACCAGCTGCCCGCCAAGAAAATCATTCATACTGTGGGGCCGATCTGGCAGGGCGGCGCTGCCAACGAGGCAGAACTGCTGCACAATGCCTATACTAATTCGCTAAAGTTGGCCCTGAAAGATAATTGCCAGACGATCGCTTTTCCACTGATTTCGGCGGGAATTTACGGTTATCCCAAAGATCAGGCATTAAGGATTGCGGTAGCGGCGATTCGTGAATTTTTACACGCACATGAAATGATGGTATATCTGGTTGTTTTTGATAAAAAAGCTTTTGTCATGAGTGAAAAACTTTTTTCGGATATCCAAAAATACATTGATGATCATTATGTGGATGAATACCTTGCAATTGCAGGAAAGCGCGTTCTTGAAGACGTAACCGGCAATGATTTAAGCGAACCCAAAATGGTTTATCCGAGACCTCAAAGTCGCGCCATGACACCATCACCGCAAGCAACGGGGACTCGAAGTCTGGAAGATCTGCTCGGGCAATTGGATGATTCGTTTTCCGAAATGCTGATCCGGCTTATTGACGAAAAAGGGAAAACCGATGTCGAAACCTATAAAAAAGCCAATATTGACCGAAAATTATTTTCGAAGATTCGTAGCAAAAAAGATTATAATCCCAGTAAAGTTACGGCCATTGCGTTTGCCATCGCTTTGGAGTTGAGTTTAGACGAGGCCAGAGACTTGCTGGCCCGGGCTGGTTATGCGCTTTCACATAGCAATGCGTTTGATTTGATTATTGAGTATTTTATCAGTAATCAAAATTATAATATCGATGAAATCAATGAAGCCCTGTTTGCTTTTGATCAGGCGCTGCTAGGTGCGTAA
- a CDS encoding vWA domain-containing protein, with protein sequence MKTNKEKIIKTELVFILDKSGSMAGLESDTIGGYNAMLKKQQEAPGTVKVTTVLFDDGYEVLHDRLDIQRITPITESEYYVGGCTALLDAIGKTINKIANAQRHTQKEHRSDQVIFVITTDGLENASREYSDKQIKQLIEQQKNRDQWEFIFLGANIDAIETAARFGISADRAANYHADGAGTRLNYKVVSDAVCEMRACNAVPTNWKDEIERDYQRREKKLGKSTSRS encoded by the coding sequence ATGAAGACAAACAAAGAAAAAATAATTAAAACCGAACTGGTTTTTATTTTGGACAAAAGTGGTTCAATGGCGGGGCTGGAAAGTGATACCATCGGTGGTTACAATGCGATGCTTAAAAAACAGCAGGAAGCGCCGGGCACAGTGAAGGTTACGACCGTACTTTTTGATGATGGCTATGAAGTGCTTCATGATCGCCTTGATATCCAGAGGATTACGCCTATTACCGAAAGCGAATATTATGTTGGTGGTTGCACGGCGTTGCTGGATGCGATCGGGAAAACCATCAATAAGATTGCCAATGCTCAGCGTCACACGCAGAAAGAACATCGATCTGATCAGGTTATTTTTGTGATTACTACCGATGGTCTGGAAAATGCCAGCCGCGAATACTCCGACAAACAGATCAAACAATTAATAGAACAGCAAAAAAACCGGGATCAGTGGGAATTTATTTTTCTGGGGGCTAATATTGATGCCATCGAAACGGCCGCCCGGTTTGGTATTAGCGCCGATCGCGCGGCTAATTACCACGCCGATGGGGCCGGAACACGCTTAAACTACAAAGTGGTCAGTGATGCAGTTTGTGAGATGCGGGCCTGCAACGCGGTTCCAACTAACTGGAAAGATGAAATTGAGAGGGATTATCAGCGGCGCGAAAAAAAGCTTGGAAAAAGCACCAGCAGGAGTTAA
- a CDS encoding Crp/Fnr family transcriptional regulator — translation MNKKYTCMKELDIFNILTETEKNSVYDLAKGCLLKKGDRLFNQGDEGDKVFLIQTGKIMIQKFTEDGAKIVIDILKAGDLICENVIFEEIDYPFSGVALEDSYICACSKKEMGVLIKDPIILKKIFSSITNKMMDYTERITNSGLKDVQNKIYNTLKLIAGRHGRKTADGLEIDCYLSHEDIGFLVNASRVTVTRSINALIQMGKLEKSKRHYIVR, via the coding sequence ATGAATAAAAAGTATACGTGTATGAAAGAATTGGATATCTTTAATATTCTGACCGAAACGGAAAAAAATTCAGTTTATGACCTGGCCAAGGGATGCTTACTTAAAAAAGGTGACCGATTATTCAATCAGGGGGATGAAGGTGATAAGGTTTTTCTGATTCAAACCGGAAAAATAATGATCCAAAAATTCACCGAAGACGGTGCTAAGATCGTCATTGATATTTTGAAAGCCGGAGACTTGATTTGTGAAAATGTTATCTTTGAAGAGATCGATTACCCGTTTAGCGGCGTTGCCTTGGAGGATAGTTATATCTGTGCCTGCTCAAAAAAAGAAATGGGTGTGTTGATTAAAGATCCGATTATTCTCAAAAAAATATTTTCAAGTATAACGAATAAAATGATGGACTATACTGAAAGGATAACAAATAGCGGACTAAAAGACGTCCAGAATAAGATATATAATACCTTAAAGCTGATCGCGGGACGTCATGGGCGAAAAACCGCTGACGGATTGGAGATCGATTGCTATTTAAGTCACGAAGATATTGGTTTTCTGGTCAATGCATCACGGGTGACGGTGACCCGTTCGATCAATGCGTTAATTCAAATGGGAAAGCTTGAAAAAAGCAAACGCCATTATATTGTGCGCTAG
- a CDS encoding flavodoxin family protein: MKKLVCVSGSPIKNSNTDRMLKNIGDNTGCEYEFIKLSDKMVRPCLACKACVTTNKCIQNDDFQEISELILAADAVIFGTYTPYGMIDAFSKAFFERLWSMRHMNSLNSGKFAITVVTSLNRDVAEQVNREIAMEMVMEGFVLLDQFVINGSVPCLSCGYGDGCQNSFARMQVGEKGLVADTNCFDVENQRVFEKGSELGKILGSYLKDEQLFDREKHQKNIAAMMETMMPMMDKGIRQWREEELAKVNRHTKTS, from the coding sequence ATGAAAAAATTAGTATGTGTAAGTGGATCACCGATTAAAAACAGCAATACCGATCGAATGTTAAAAAATATTGGCGATAATACGGGATGTGAATATGAATTTATTAAATTGAGTGATAAGATGGTCCGGCCCTGTTTGGCATGCAAAGCGTGTGTAACAACAAATAAATGCATCCAGAACGATGATTTTCAAGAAATTAGCGAATTGATTTTAGCTGCGGATGCAGTTATTTTTGGAACGTACACACCTTATGGCATGATTGATGCTTTTTCGAAAGCATTTTTTGAGCGGCTATGGTCAATGCGCCATATGAATAGTTTAAATAGCGGGAAGTTTGCGATTACCGTGGTAACATCACTGAATCGAGATGTGGCGGAACAGGTTAATCGAGAAATTGCAATGGAAATGGTGATGGAAGGGTTTGTGCTGCTGGATCAGTTTGTTATTAATGGCAGCGTTCCATGTTTAAGTTGTGGTTATGGCGATGGCTGTCAGAATTCGTTTGCCCGGATGCAAGTTGGCGAAAAAGGACTCGTTGCCGACACCAATTGTTTTGATGTTGAAAACCAGCGTGTTTTCGAAAAAGGTTCGGAATTAGGAAAAATATTGGGAAGCTACCTGAAAGACGAACAATTATTTGATCGCGAAAAGCACCAGAAGAATATCGCCGCAATGATGGAAACGATGATGCCGATGATGGATAAGGGGATTCGGCAATGGCGGGAAGAAGAACTGGCCAAGGTCAATAGGCATACCAAAACCAGCTGA
- the lpdA gene encoding dihydrolipoyl dehydrogenase translates to MKHIAIIGGGPGGYVAAIRAAQLGAQVSLIEKAKLGGTCLNVGCIPTKALLHSAEVLSEAKNSAKIGLIIPEVGYDWKKVQKNKEKISTRLSGGVNGLLKTNGVTIIAGSAQFINDTTLLITDAAGQTKELRPDKIIIASGSVPALPPIPGINHPNCLDSTAALSLDHVPESLLIIGGGVIGVEMASVYNQFGTKVTIIEMQPGILPLMDGELADMLRKKLIRDGIDILTDTQVLSIATAGDQMKLQVKTDAVTRDIIGAKVLVAIGRKAELSTLALENTTIKTDKKGIIVNAKMQTNVNHIFAIGDCLGKTMLAHVASQQGEVAAENAMDHPAIYDEKTNPSCVYTSPEFAGVGLTQEAIRGHEKDYSIGRFPLAANGKSLIMGDTEGMVKIISDKKYKEIVGVHILGPRATDLIAEGALALRLESTVEEIISTIHAHPTVGEAIKEAALATENRAIHWN, encoded by the coding sequence ATGAAACATATTGCAATCATCGGCGGCGGTCCCGGCGGCTATGTGGCGGCCATTCGAGCGGCTCAATTGGGTGCTCAAGTCAGTCTCATCGAAAAAGCCAAGCTGGGTGGCACCTGCTTAAATGTTGGATGCATCCCGACTAAAGCACTGCTTCATTCTGCCGAGGTGTTAAGTGAAGCCAAAAACAGTGCCAAAATTGGTTTGATCATTCCGGAAGTGGGTTATGATTGGAAAAAAGTTCAAAAAAACAAAGAAAAAATCAGCACCAGATTATCCGGCGGGGTTAACGGTTTACTTAAAACAAACGGTGTTACGATCATCGCTGGTAGTGCTCAGTTTATCAATGATACGACCTTATTAATCACTGATGCGGCAGGCCAGACAAAAGAATTACGCCCCGACAAAATCATTATCGCCAGCGGTTCGGTGCCAGCCCTGCCACCAATTCCAGGAATCAATCATCCTAATTGTTTAGATTCAACGGCAGCCTTATCGCTGGATCATGTTCCTGAAAGCCTGTTAATTATTGGCGGCGGTGTCATTGGTGTGGAAATGGCATCCGTTTATAATCAATTTGGAACCAAAGTCACGATTATCGAAATGCAACCGGGCATCCTCCCGCTGATGGACGGCGAACTGGCGGATATGTTGCGAAAAAAACTGATTCGCGATGGTATTGACATTTTAACCGACACTCAGGTATTATCAATTGCGACTGCCGGTGACCAAATGAAACTCCAGGTTAAAACCGACGCCGTCACCCGTGATATTATTGGTGCTAAAGTCCTCGTCGCGATCGGCCGTAAAGCTGAATTATCAACATTAGCACTGGAAAATACCACCATCAAAACCGATAAAAAAGGAATTATTGTCAACGCTAAAATGCAAACCAACGTTAATCATATTTTTGCTATTGGCGATTGTCTGGGGAAAACGATGCTGGCTCATGTTGCCTCCCAGCAAGGGGAAGTTGCTGCGGAAAACGCTATGGATCATCCGGCCATCTATGATGAAAAAACGAATCCTTCCTGTGTTTATACCAGCCCTGAATTCGCTGGTGTTGGTTTAACCCAGGAAGCCATCCGCGGTCATGAAAAAGATTATTCAATTGGTCGCTTTCCTCTGGCCGCCAATGGTAAATCGCTGATTATGGGCGATACCGAGGGGATGGTCAAGATCATCAGTGATAAAAAATACAAAGAAATCGTGGGCGTTCATATTTTAGGACCGCGAGCCACCGACCTGATTGCCGAAGGTGCGCTGGCCTTGCGACTCGAATCCACGGTCGAAGAAATTATATCAACCATCCATGCTCATCCCACTGTTGGTGAAGCCATTAAAGAGGCCGCCCTGGCAACCGAAAACCGGGCGATTCACTGGAATTAA
- a CDS encoding dihydrolipoamide acetyltransferase family protein, whose product MAQLIVMPKFGLTMTEGTIASWNVAVGDTISEGDILCEIETDKLTNEFESPRAGVLLKIIATEGSEIPCLEPIAIVGEANEDISGLLSDAPTCEAKTDEPVSTTPATTAATAGNATDGRVKASPLAKKLAKEKGLDLQLVIGTGNNGSITVDDVKNYTPASQAADNLTVSPVAKKMAATAGIDLTTINRDGRIMKKDVEPLLSGVHSTEAAPESIVLKGMRKTIAKRMSESWSTSPRVTYTRPVDATALKEFRSKLKPEFNKRGLKLTFNHIMMKICAQTLLEFPHINGSLVDNTLILHPHVHIGLAIGLDSGLLVPNVKNCDLKSLSQIAQETEQLIAEAKAGRTNMDDLTGGTFTLSNLGAYGITSFSPIINQPELAILGIDAMVDTPVVIDSQIVIRPIMNLSLTADHRIIDGALAAQFLQRLAEYLENPALLSV is encoded by the coding sequence ATGGCACAATTAATCGTTATGCCCAAGTTTGGGCTGACAATGACAGAAGGCACCATTGCCAGTTGGAATGTCGCCGTTGGTGATACCATTTCTGAAGGTGATATTTTATGTGAAATCGAAACCGATAAGTTAACCAATGAATTTGAATCCCCGCGCGCCGGGGTGTTATTAAAAATTATTGCCACCGAAGGTTCTGAAATCCCTTGTCTGGAACCGATTGCCATTGTTGGTGAAGCCAATGAGGATATTTCCGGGTTATTATCTGATGCTCCCACTTGTGAAGCAAAAACCGATGAGCCCGTTTCTACTACACCTGCAACCACCGCTGCCACGGCTGGCAACGCAACCGATGGCCGCGTTAAAGCCTCACCCTTAGCCAAAAAACTAGCCAAAGAAAAAGGGCTCGACCTGCAATTAGTGATTGGCACTGGCAACAACGGCAGCATCACCGTTGACGATGTTAAAAACTACACCCCTGCCAGCCAAGCCGCTGACAACTTGACCGTTTCTCCGGTTGCTAAAAAAATGGCTGCTACCGCCGGCATCGATTTGACAACCATAAACCGTGATGGCCGCATCATGAAAAAAGATGTTGAACCTTTATTAAGCGGTGTTCATTCAACTGAAGCCGCCCCGGAATCAATTGTTCTTAAAGGCATGCGCAAAACCATTGCGAAACGCATGAGCGAAAGTTGGAGCACCTCACCCCGGGTTACCTATACCCGCCCGGTCGATGCCACGGCGCTAAAAGAATTCCGCAGCAAATTAAAACCGGAATTTAACAAACGCGGTCTCAAACTGACCTTCAACCACATTATGATGAAAATCTGTGCCCAAACCTTGTTGGAGTTTCCGCATATTAACGGCAGCCTGGTTGACAATACCCTGATTCTTCATCCCCATGTTCATATTGGCTTGGCCATCGGTTTAGATTCCGGTCTGCTGGTTCCCAATGTCAAAAACTGCGACCTTAAATCACTTTCACAAATTGCCCAAGAAACCGAACAACTGATTGCCGAGGCCAAAGCTGGCCGCACCAATATGGATGATCTGACCGGAGGAACCTTTACCTTGTCAAATTTGGGCGCTTATGGTATTACCTCTTTTTCACCGATCATCAATCAACCGGAATTAGCTATTCTGGGCATTGATGCGATGGTTGATACGCCCGTTGTGATTGATTCTCAGATCGTCATTCGTCCCATCATGAACCTGAGTCTCACCGCTGACCACCGCATCATTGACGGGGCTTTAGCTGCTCAGTTCCTGCAACGTTTGGCCGAATATCTCGAAAATCCGGCTTTATTATCGGTTTAA
- a CDS encoding alpha-ketoacid dehydrogenase subunit beta yields MKKMTYGEAIREGMRLKMQENENVYILGEDVGAFGGCFGVTAGLIDEFGDKRVRDTPISEGVIIGCAVGSAATGLRPIAELMFIDFLTVGMDQLVNQAAKMRYMFGGNISVPMVVRLPGGGGVSAAAQHSQSLEAWVTHVPGLKVVFPSTPQDAIGLMLSAVDDDDPVMYIEHKAMYGMKGDVDDVITPIKLGVGDIKREGTDITVVATGKMVHDALKAAAKLEKEGISVEVIDPRTLYPLDKEMIFKSIEKTTRVVIATEEVKRGSFAGELAAIISESCFFNLDAPIKRVNALDTPIPFAPNLENYVLPNDVDIYNAVKEVLA; encoded by the coding sequence ATGAAAAAAATGACATATGGTGAAGCCATTCGCGAGGGAATGCGCCTAAAAATGCAGGAAAACGAAAATGTTTATATTCTTGGTGAAGACGTCGGTGCTTTTGGCGGCTGTTTCGGCGTTACCGCCGGCCTTATTGATGAATTTGGCGATAAACGGGTTCGTGATACTCCGATCTCCGAAGGCGTTATCATTGGTTGTGCCGTGGGTTCCGCGGCCACCGGATTACGCCCGATTGCCGAGCTGATGTTTATTGATTTCCTAACCGTTGGCATGGATCAGCTGGTTAACCAGGCGGCTAAAATGCGTTACATGTTCGGTGGCAACATTTCTGTCCCCATGGTGGTCCGACTGCCCGGCGGCGGCGGTGTGAGCGCCGCCGCCCAACATTCGCAGTCCTTAGAAGCTTGGGTAACACATGTCCCTGGTTTAAAAGTTGTTTTCCCATCAACCCCGCAAGATGCCATCGGCCTGATGCTCAGTGCCGTCGATGACGATGATCCGGTTATGTATATTGAACATAAGGCAATGTACGGGATGAAAGGTGACGTTGATGATGTGATTACCCCCATTAAGTTAGGTGTCGGCGACATCAAACGCGAAGGTACGGACATTACCGTTGTTGCCACCGGCAAAATGGTTCATGATGCCCTTAAAGCCGCTGCTAAATTAGAAAAAGAAGGGATCTCGGTTGAAGTGATTGATCCTCGTACACTTTATCCGCTGGATAAGGAGATGATCTTTAAATCGATCGAGAAAACAACCCGAGTCGTTATTGCTACCGAAGAAGTTAAACGTGGAAGTTTTGCCGGCGAGTTAGCGGCCATCATTTCAGAATCCTGTTTCTTCAATCTGGATGCCCCAATCAAACGGGTTAACGCCTTGGATACCCCGATTCCCTTTGCCCCTAACCTGGAAAATTATGTCCTTCCTAATGACGTCGATATCTACAATGCCGTTAAGGAAGTCCTGGCTTAA